A stretch of the Streptomyces sp. NBC_00078 genome encodes the following:
- a CDS encoding bifunctional 2-polyprenyl-6-hydroxyphenol methylase/3-demethylubiquinol 3-O-methyltransferase UbiG, giving the protein MSSRRDRWAELTGGQDGEAYAQRFARLAESGHDIHGEAAFCDALLKPAARILDAGCGTGRVAIRLAELGHLCTGVDVDRSMLAVARRDAPTQEWIHADLAHLDGLGLEPGFDLALAAGNVVPLLAPGTEPAVVRQLAAVLRPGGLLVTGMGLDAEHLPLPEPTVTLTEFDHWCAEAGLTLRQRCATWSGDPYRPGGGYAVSVHARHTA; this is encoded by the coding sequence ATGAGCAGCCGACGCGACCGCTGGGCCGAACTGACCGGCGGACAGGACGGAGAGGCGTACGCCCAACGGTTCGCGCGGCTCGCCGAGTCGGGCCACGACATCCACGGCGAGGCCGCGTTCTGCGACGCGTTGCTGAAACCTGCCGCCCGGATCCTCGACGCCGGCTGTGGGACCGGGCGGGTGGCGATCCGACTCGCCGAGCTGGGACACCTCTGCACAGGCGTGGACGTCGACCGCTCCATGCTCGCCGTCGCCCGCCGCGACGCGCCCACGCAGGAATGGATCCACGCAGACCTGGCGCACCTGGACGGCCTCGGCCTGGAACCCGGGTTCGACCTGGCACTCGCCGCCGGAAACGTCGTCCCCCTGCTGGCTCCGGGGACCGAACCGGCTGTCGTGCGGCAACTCGCCGCCGTGCTGCGCCCCGGCGGCCTGCTGGTCACCGGCATGGGACTGGACGCGGAACACCTGCCACTGCCGGAACCGACGGTGACGCTGACGGAGTTCGACCACTGGTGCGCCGAGGCCGGACTGACGTTGCGGCAACGCTGTGCCACCTGGTCCGGCGACCCCTATCGTCCAGGCGGCGGCTACGCCGTGAGCGTGCACGCCCGCCACACCGCGTGA
- a CDS encoding LacI family DNA-binding transcriptional regulator — MAGQRETEDQRARGAKAVKRVTLRDVAQAAGVSHQTVSRAINGKGEIDPGTQQRVLDVARQLRYRPSRFGRGLVRPDVVSVGLIVPDVVNPFFPEFVAGVIAAADERDWQVLVASTENDRSRELALVRSLGQQVDALVGYISQPDAQLEPYVGSVPLVVVDRGLDSSNHALVHIDTAAGMRAGMQHLIDRGHRRIGMIDCECVSAPLVRRRTFLEVAGEHALPLDEDWVVMAEQSPAGGAAAFEALYAARPDLTAVVAFNDLVALGALRAARRLGVQVPDDCALVGYDGLSVADLVDPLLTTLHLDKRRLGELAIHQVDQLLAGELPPPIVLTPSLSVRGTT, encoded by the coding sequence GTGGCCGGACAGCGGGAAACGGAAGACCAGCGGGCGCGGGGTGCGAAGGCCGTCAAGCGCGTCACCCTCCGGGACGTTGCTCAGGCGGCAGGCGTGTCCCATCAGACCGTCTCCCGCGCGATCAACGGCAAGGGGGAGATCGACCCGGGGACTCAGCAACGCGTGCTCGATGTCGCAAGGCAGTTGCGGTACCGGCCCAGCCGGTTCGGCCGGGGGCTGGTCCGCCCGGACGTCGTATCCGTCGGGCTCATCGTCCCCGACGTGGTCAACCCCTTCTTCCCCGAGTTCGTGGCAGGAGTGATCGCGGCCGCGGACGAGCGCGACTGGCAGGTGCTCGTGGCCAGCACCGAGAACGACCGGTCCCGGGAACTGGCCTTGGTCCGCTCACTGGGCCAACAGGTTGACGCTCTTGTCGGCTACATCAGCCAACCCGATGCGCAGCTAGAGCCGTACGTGGGCAGCGTGCCGCTGGTTGTGGTCGATCGTGGGCTGGACTCGTCGAACCACGCGTTGGTCCACATCGACACCGCGGCCGGAATGCGGGCCGGGATGCAGCACCTCATCGACCGGGGACACCGCCGGATCGGCATGATCGACTGCGAGTGCGTGAGCGCCCCGCTGGTCCGGCGCCGCACCTTCCTCGAAGTCGCCGGCGAACATGCGCTGCCCCTCGACGAGGACTGGGTTGTCATGGCTGAACAGTCCCCGGCCGGGGGCGCCGCCGCGTTCGAGGCGCTGTACGCCGCGCGCCCGGACCTCACCGCCGTGGTCGCCTTCAACGACCTGGTCGCGCTCGGCGCGCTCCGGGCCGCCCGCCGGCTCGGCGTCCAAGTACCGGACGACTGCGCACTGGTCGGCTACGACGGGCTGAGCGTCGCCGATCTGGTCGACCCGCTACTGACCACCCTCCACCTCGACAAGCGGCGGCTGGGCGAACTGGCCATCCACCAGGTCGACCAACTCCTGGCAGGCGAACTGCCACCCCCCATCGTCCTGACACCAAGCTTGAGTGTCCGCGGCACAACGTGA
- a CDS encoding DUF6400 family protein, which translates to MSQHGRALPGEPDEPAAGGRPAPDRPGALPLVGLDVDLSTHELLRRAHVLDALGSDWDPVAALRGEEAAYELLYSGLDAEQQRVYDELVAAGVLPRRGGGDAAA; encoded by the coding sequence ATGTCGCAACATGGCCGCGCCCTTCCCGGCGAACCGGACGAACCCGCTGCAGGGGGCAGGCCTGCGCCGGACCGACCTGGCGCCCTCCCCTTGGTCGGCCTGGACGTCGACCTGAGCACACACGAGCTTCTACGGCGCGCTCACGTCCTGGACGCTCTCGGCTCCGACTGGGACCCCGTCGCCGCGCTGCGTGGCGAGGAAGCGGCGTATGAGCTGCTGTATTCCGGTCTCGACGCGGAACAGCAGCGCGTCTACGACGAACTGGTCGCGGCCGGTGTGCTGCCGCGGAGAGGGGGCGGCGATGCTGCCGCTTGA
- a CDS encoding enoyl-CoA hydratase-related protein, whose translation MHILLLASAFNSLTQRAHAGLRDRGHTVAVELALPGTPLPEAVRRHAPQLIVAPMLKTVIPEEVWREHTCLIVHPGPVGDRGPSSLDWAIHEGAEQWGVTVLQADMEMDAGDVWASVPCRVPPVSKSELYRGEVADAAIEALLLAVERFAGGTHVPRRQDAVGTPGARPRPRPYLDQSVRRIDWAEDSTQDVLRKLRAADSQPGVLDVLLGGEWYLHGGHPESVLRGRPGELLATRAGAVCRATRDGAVWIPELRPRRGPGQPPTFKLPAVRALGDRLPPLPEYALPVLPEPQHRTWSDIRYREDGNVGFLSFSFPGGAMSTEQCRRLLDAYLEACARPTSVLVLGGERDFFSNGIHLNVIEAADDCAAESWANINAIDDLVEAVLTSTDRLVISAVAGNAAAGGVMLALAADEVWCRSGAVLNPHYRLMGLYGSEYWTHTLPRRVGSAMAERLMSEALPVSSAAALRLGLVDRVVDCGPGEFAGEVGNLAARLASLPATASRITAKKTELDRLESATPLAGFRERELARMRRTFDDPDAPYHALRRSFVHKERPLCTPPHLDPAAVAKTGPIPSAAGVTGTALDGVAPRPNG comes from the coding sequence GTGCACATCCTGCTCCTAGCCAGCGCGTTCAACAGCCTCACACAGCGCGCCCACGCCGGACTTCGCGACCGCGGTCACACCGTGGCGGTGGAACTCGCCCTGCCCGGCACCCCGTTGCCGGAAGCCGTGCGGCGGCATGCACCGCAGCTCATCGTGGCGCCGATGCTGAAGACGGTGATCCCTGAGGAGGTGTGGAGGGAACACACGTGCCTGATCGTCCATCCGGGGCCCGTGGGCGATCGCGGCCCGTCCTCCCTGGACTGGGCGATCCACGAGGGCGCAGAGCAATGGGGTGTCACCGTTCTGCAGGCCGACATGGAGATGGACGCCGGAGACGTGTGGGCCTCGGTACCGTGCCGGGTCCCTCCGGTGTCCAAGAGCGAGCTGTACCGCGGTGAGGTCGCCGACGCCGCGATCGAGGCGCTACTGCTCGCGGTGGAGCGCTTCGCGGGCGGAACCCACGTACCGCGCAGGCAGGACGCGGTGGGCACGCCCGGGGCCCGCCCGCGCCCGCGGCCCTACCTCGACCAGAGCGTCCGGCGGATCGACTGGGCCGAGGACTCCACACAGGACGTCCTGCGCAAGCTGAGAGCGGCGGACTCGCAGCCCGGTGTGCTGGACGTGCTGCTCGGCGGCGAGTGGTATCTGCACGGCGGCCATCCCGAGAGCGTGTTGCGGGGTCGTCCGGGCGAGCTGCTGGCCACCCGGGCCGGGGCGGTCTGCCGGGCCACGAGGGACGGCGCTGTGTGGATCCCCGAACTGCGGCCCCGGCGCGGGCCGGGGCAGCCGCCCACGTTCAAGCTGCCTGCTGTGCGGGCCCTGGGGGACCGGCTGCCGCCGCTGCCCGAGTACGCCCTGCCCGTGTTGCCCGAGCCGCAGCACCGTACCTGGTCGGACATCCGCTACCGGGAGGACGGGAACGTGGGCTTCCTGTCGTTCTCCTTCCCCGGCGGCGCCATGAGCACGGAGCAGTGCCGCCGTCTGCTGGACGCCTACCTGGAAGCGTGCGCGCGCCCCACGTCGGTGCTGGTGCTGGGCGGCGAACGGGACTTCTTCTCCAACGGGATCCACCTCAACGTCATCGAGGCCGCCGACGACTGCGCCGCCGAGTCCTGGGCGAACATCAACGCCATCGACGATCTGGTCGAGGCGGTCCTGACGTCGACGGACCGGCTGGTGATCTCGGCGGTCGCGGGCAACGCCGCCGCCGGCGGGGTGATGCTCGCCCTGGCGGCCGACGAGGTGTGGTGCCGCTCGGGCGCCGTGCTGAACCCCCACTACCGGTTGATGGGTCTGTACGGCTCGGAGTACTGGACGCACACACTGCCGCGCAGGGTGGGTTCCGCGATGGCCGAGCGGCTCATGAGTGAGGCTCTGCCGGTGAGTTCGGCGGCCGCACTGCGCCTCGGTCTCGTCGACCGAGTGGTCGACTGCGGTCCCGGCGAGTTCGCGGGGGAGGTCGGCAACCTGGCCGCGCGTCTGGCGTCCCTTCCCGCGACGGCGTCACGGATCACCGCGAAGAAGACGGAGCTGGACCGGCTGGAGAGCGCGACTCCGCTGGCCGGCTTCCGTGAGCGGGAGCTGGCCCGGATGCGCCGGACCTTCGACGACCCGGACGCCCCGTACCACGCTCTGCGTCGTTCCTTCGTCCACAAGGAGCGGCCACTGTGCACCCCGCCGCACCTCGATCCGGCCGCGGTTGCGAAAACCGGCCCGATCCCCTCTGCCGCCGGTGTCACCGGAACGGCCCTCGATGGCGTCGCACCACGGCCGAACGGCTGA
- a CDS encoding hydrogenase expression protein HypE, translating to MTEATPDTVGAADADGAPADETPTIHILWINAGLSCDGDSVALTAAMQPSIEEIVLGVLPGLPKIAVHWPLIDFECGPVGGSDTFIEWFFKGERGEIDPFVLVVEGSIPNEAIKPEGYWCGFGDNPETGQPITTSEWIDRLAPKALAVVAIGTCATYGGIHAMAGNPTGAMGVPDYLGWDWKSQAGIPIVCVPGCPIQPDNFSETLTYLLYQATGAAPMIPLDDKLRPTWLFGATVHEGCDRAGYYEQGQFALSYDSPKCLVKLGCWGPVVKCNVPKRGWMNGIGGCPNVGGICIACTMPGFPDKFMPFMDEPPGAKVSSNASGAYGAVVRKLRSITARTVDKEPKWRRTGDKITTGYRPPW from the coding sequence ATGACTGAGGCGACGCCGGACACGGTCGGCGCTGCGGACGCAGATGGCGCGCCCGCCGACGAGACTCCCACGATCCACATTCTCTGGATCAACGCGGGGCTGAGCTGCGACGGCGACTCGGTCGCGTTGACGGCGGCCATGCAGCCCAGCATCGAGGAGATCGTGCTAGGTGTGCTGCCCGGGCTACCGAAGATCGCCGTCCACTGGCCGCTCATCGACTTCGAGTGCGGCCCGGTCGGCGGCTCGGACACGTTCATCGAGTGGTTCTTCAAGGGGGAGCGCGGCGAGATCGACCCGTTCGTCCTGGTCGTCGAGGGCTCCATCCCCAACGAGGCGATCAAGCCCGAGGGCTACTGGTGCGGCTTCGGCGACAACCCGGAGACCGGCCAGCCGATCACCACCAGCGAGTGGATCGACCGGCTCGCCCCGAAGGCGCTGGCGGTCGTCGCCATCGGCACCTGCGCCACCTACGGCGGCATTCACGCCATGGCAGGCAACCCCACGGGCGCGATGGGCGTGCCGGACTACCTCGGCTGGGACTGGAAGTCCCAGGCCGGCATCCCCATCGTGTGCGTCCCCGGCTGTCCGATCCAGCCCGACAACTTCTCCGAGACGCTCACCTATCTGCTCTACCAGGCGACCGGCGCCGCCCCGATGATCCCGCTGGACGACAAGCTGCGCCCGACCTGGCTCTTCGGGGCGACCGTGCACGAGGGCTGCGACCGCGCGGGCTACTACGAGCAGGGCCAGTTCGCCCTGTCGTACGACTCGCCGAAGTGCCTGGTCAAGCTGGGCTGCTGGGGCCCGGTCGTCAAGTGCAACGTGCCCAAGCGCGGCTGGATGAACGGGATCGGCGGCTGCCCCAACGTCGGCGGCATCTGCATCGCCTGCACCATGCCCGGGTTCCCCGACAAGTTCATGCCGTTCATGGACGAGCCCCCCGGCGCCAAAGTGTCGAGCAACGCCAGCGGAGCGTACGGCGCCGTGGTCCGCAAGCTGCGGTCGATCACGGCCAGGACGGTGGACAAGGAGCCCAAGTGGCGCCGCACCGGAGACAAGATCACCACCGGATACCGACCCCCGTGGTGA
- a CDS encoding nickel-dependent hydrogenase large subunit has protein sequence MAPTTKAAGDGSGLVEMAWDPITRIVGSLGIHTKIDFKQKRVAECYSTSSVFRGYSVFMRGKDPRDAHFITSRICGICGDNHATCSVYAQNMAYGVKPPHLAEWIINLGESAEYMFDHNIFQENLVGVDYCEKMVKETNPGVLELAERTEAPHAAEHGYRTIADIMRSLNPLEGEFYREALQVSRYTREMFCLMEGRHVHPSTLYPGGVGTIASVQLFTDYLSRLMRYVEFMKRVVPLHDDLFDFFYEALPGYEEVGRRRVLLGCWGALNDPEYCDFTYANMTDWGRKMFVTPGVIVDGKLVTNDLTEINLGIRILLGSSYYEDWQGQEQFVTHDPLGNPVDPRHPWNQHTIPAPQKRNFDDKYSWVMSPRWFDGKDHLALDTGGGPIARLWSTALSGLVDIGYVKATGHSVVINLPRTMTKPETTFEWKIPQWSNALERNRARTYFQAYAAAVALHCAEKGLAEVRAGRTQTWEKFEVPDEGIGVGFTEAVRGVLSHHMVIRDGKIANYHPYPPTPWNASTRDSFGTPGPYEDAVQNTPIFEENTPENFKGIDIMRAVRSFDPCLPCGVHMYVGGGKTVKSMHVPTGLSGLGG, from the coding sequence ATGGCACCGACGACGAAGGCGGCCGGCGACGGCAGCGGCCTGGTGGAGATGGCCTGGGACCCGATCACCCGGATCGTGGGCAGCCTTGGCATCCACACGAAGATCGACTTCAAGCAGAAGCGTGTCGCGGAGTGCTACAGCACCTCGTCGGTCTTCCGTGGCTACAGCGTCTTCATGCGCGGCAAGGACCCCCGCGACGCCCACTTCATCACCAGCCGCATCTGCGGCATCTGCGGCGACAACCACGCCACCTGCTCGGTGTACGCGCAGAACATGGCGTACGGCGTGAAGCCCCCGCACCTCGCCGAGTGGATCATCAACCTCGGCGAGTCCGCGGAGTACATGTTCGACCACAACATCTTCCAGGAGAACCTGGTCGGGGTCGACTACTGCGAGAAGATGGTCAAGGAGACCAACCCCGGCGTCCTCGAACTCGCCGAACGCACCGAGGCCCCGCACGCGGCCGAGCACGGCTACCGCACCATCGCCGACATCATGCGCTCGCTGAACCCCCTCGAAGGGGAGTTCTACCGTGAGGCGCTCCAGGTCAGCCGCTACACACGCGAGATGTTCTGCCTGATGGAGGGCCGCCATGTGCACCCCTCCACGCTCTACCCGGGCGGCGTCGGAACCATCGCCTCCGTGCAGCTGTTCACCGACTACCTCAGCCGCCTGATGCGCTACGTCGAGTTCATGAAGCGTGTCGTGCCCCTGCACGACGACCTGTTCGACTTCTTCTACGAGGCGCTGCCCGGATACGAGGAAGTCGGCCGCCGGCGTGTCCTGCTCGGCTGCTGGGGCGCGCTCAACGACCCCGAGTACTGCGACTTCACCTACGCCAACATGACCGACTGGGGACGGAAGATGTTCGTCACCCCGGGCGTGATCGTCGACGGCAAACTCGTCACCAACGACCTCACCGAGATCAACCTCGGCATCCGCATCCTGCTGGGCAGCTCCTACTACGAGGACTGGCAGGGCCAGGAGCAGTTCGTCACCCACGACCCGCTCGGCAACCCGGTGGACCCGCGCCACCCGTGGAACCAGCACACCATCCCCGCCCCGCAGAAGCGGAACTTCGACGACAAGTACAGCTGGGTCATGTCCCCGCGCTGGTTCGACGGCAAGGACCACCTCGCGCTGGACACCGGCGGCGGCCCCATCGCCCGCCTGTGGTCCACCGCGCTGTCCGGGCTCGTCGACATCGGGTACGTCAAGGCCACCGGCCACAGCGTGGTCATCAACCTGCCGCGCACCATGACCAAGCCGGAGACCACCTTCGAGTGGAAGATCCCGCAGTGGTCCAACGCGCTGGAGCGCAACCGCGCCCGCACCTACTTCCAGGCGTACGCCGCCGCAGTCGCACTGCACTGCGCGGAGAAGGGCCTGGCGGAGGTCCGCGCCGGACGCACCCAGACCTGGGAGAAGTTCGAGGTCCCGGACGAGGGCATCGGCGTCGGCTTCACCGAGGCGGTCCGAGGCGTCCTGTCCCACCACATGGTGATCCGCGACGGCAAGATCGCCAACTACCACCCGTACCCGCCGACCCCCTGGAACGCCAGCACCAGGGACAGCTTCGGCACGCCGGGCCCGTACGAGGACGCCGTGCAGAACACGCCCATCTTCGAGGAGAACACCCCGGAGAACTTCAAGGGCATCGACATCATGCGCGCCGTCCGCAGCTTCGACCCCTGCCTGCCCTGCGGCGTCCACATGTACGTCGGCGGCGGCAAGACGGTGAAGTCGATGCACGTGCCCACCGGCCTGAGCGGACTGGGCGGATGA
- a CDS encoding DUF5947 family protein, whose translation MTASPATRTPGLRRFLAERPAQPERCELCAATVDADHRHLVDTEKRALVCACAPCALLMEQPGAAAGRFRTVPARYLTDPGHHLDESAWEALQIPVGVAFLFRNAALDRLVALYPSPAGATESELEPATWTSVLGGSRLAQLLEPDVEALLLRRTDGSFDCHLVPIDICYELVGRMRLLWQGFDGGAEARAALEAFFANVTRRVRPLDEAVRP comes from the coding sequence ATGACGGCGTCCCCGGCGACGCGTACGCCCGGCCTGCGGAGGTTCCTCGCCGAGCGACCTGCGCAACCCGAACGCTGCGAGCTGTGCGCCGCGACCGTGGACGCGGACCACCGCCACCTGGTCGACACCGAGAAACGCGCCCTCGTCTGCGCCTGCGCCCCCTGCGCGCTTTTGATGGAGCAACCTGGGGCGGCCGCAGGCCGCTTCCGCACGGTCCCGGCCCGCTACCTCACCGACCCCGGACACCACCTCGACGAGAGTGCGTGGGAGGCTCTGCAGATCCCGGTCGGCGTAGCCTTCCTCTTCCGCAACGCCGCCCTCGACCGGCTCGTCGCCCTCTACCCGAGCCCGGCCGGAGCCACCGAGAGCGAACTCGAACCGGCCACGTGGACGTCAGTCCTCGGCGGCAGCCGCCTCGCCCAACTGCTTGAGCCCGACGTGGAAGCGCTGCTCCTTCGCCGCACCGACGGCAGCTTCGACTGCCACCTCGTACCGATCGACATCTGCTATGAACTCGTCGGCCGCATGCGCCTGTTGTGGCAGGGCTTCGACGGCGGAGCCGAGGCCAGGGCCGCGCTGGAGGCGTTCTTCGCGAACGTCACGCGACGCGTCCGACCCCTGGACGAGGCGGTGCGCCCGTGA
- a CDS encoding DUF6084 family protein — protein sequence MTEFSFTCTGVRADRYAAGPTLVFRLRVTTADNARVHALALRCQIRVEPARRGYGSAEAEGLADLFGERSRWGSTLQPVQFAQVSLMVPGFTGETETDLVVPCTYDMDIAATRYLTALTDGEVPLLMLFSGTAFTGDAGFQVEPVPWDREAVFRMPVATWREMVEQHFPGCGWIRLPRDTMDALLAYRSRHALPSWEATVRALLAMDRGGPPAHDPLRALTATTGRTDP from the coding sequence GTGACGGAGTTCTCCTTCACCTGCACCGGCGTCCGCGCCGACCGGTACGCCGCCGGACCGACCCTCGTCTTCCGGCTGCGCGTCACCACCGCCGACAACGCCCGCGTGCACGCCCTCGCGCTGCGCTGCCAGATCCGCGTCGAACCCGCCCGCCGCGGCTACGGGTCCGCCGAGGCCGAAGGGCTGGCCGACCTCTTCGGCGAGCGCTCCCGCTGGGGCAGCACCCTCCAACCGGTGCAGTTCGCCCAGGTCTCGCTCATGGTGCCCGGCTTCACCGGGGAGACCGAAACCGACCTCGTCGTCCCCTGCACCTACGACATGGACATCGCCGCGACCCGCTATCTCACCGCCCTCACCGACGGCGAGGTCCCGCTGCTGATGCTCTTCTCCGGTACGGCGTTCACCGGAGACGCCGGCTTCCAGGTCGAGCCGGTCCCGTGGGACCGGGAGGCGGTCTTCCGGATGCCGGTCGCCACCTGGCGGGAGATGGTCGAGCAGCACTTCCCCGGCTGCGGCTGGATCCGGCTGCCCCGCGACACCATGGACGCCCTCCTCGCCTACCGCTCACGGCACGCCCTGCCCTCCTGGGAGGCGACCGTCCGGGCGCTGCTGGCCATGGACAGGGGCGGCCCGCCCGCTCACGACCCGCTGCGCGCTCTCACCGCCACCACCGGAAGGACCGATCCGTGA
- a CDS encoding hydrogenase maturation protease: MNLPPPAGPRTLVAGIGNILLSDDGFGVETARRLAERDLPGHIEVVDIGVRGVHLAYQLLDGYDTLVLLDATARGQAPGTLYVIEHDIGTDPTPSSPALDGHRMTPDAVLALLGTLCAGAGGEPPRRVLVVGCEPASVDEGIGLSAPVSEAVPEAVRLIEELLRNGEPSVAQASTTEAST, encoded by the coding sequence ATGAACCTTCCCCCACCGGCAGGTCCAAGGACCCTCGTCGCGGGCATCGGCAACATCCTCCTCTCGGACGACGGCTTCGGCGTGGAGACCGCACGCCGGCTCGCCGAGCGCGACCTGCCCGGACACATCGAGGTCGTGGACATCGGGGTGCGTGGCGTGCACCTCGCCTATCAGCTCCTGGACGGCTACGACACCCTCGTCCTCCTGGACGCCACGGCGCGCGGGCAAGCCCCCGGCACGCTGTACGTGATCGAACACGACATCGGCACAGACCCCACGCCCAGCAGCCCCGCGCTGGACGGCCACCGGATGACCCCTGACGCCGTCCTCGCACTGCTGGGCACCCTGTGCGCCGGTGCCGGCGGCGAGCCACCCCGCCGCGTCCTGGTCGTCGGCTGCGAACCGGCCTCCGTGGACGAGGGCATCGGTCTCAGTGCGCCGGTGTCCGAAGCCGTACCGGAGGCCGTCCGGCTGATCGAAGAACTGCTGCGGAACGGTGAGCCGTCCGTGGCGCAGGCCTCCACCACTGAGGCTTCGACATGA
- a CDS encoding hydrogenase maturation nickel metallochaperone HypA — MHEMSVALAVVDQVAEAATRAGGVTAVRSVRLQVGELAGVVPDALAFSFELACAGTLLEGAELVTEAVPGRARCAPCAHEWAVGMPPRLTCPACGATRTDLLAGRELQIVDVHWEDGGPTYAPTREPISEER, encoded by the coding sequence ATGCATGAGATGTCGGTCGCGCTGGCAGTCGTCGACCAGGTGGCCGAGGCCGCCACGCGGGCCGGAGGCGTCACGGCGGTGCGATCGGTACGGCTCCAGGTGGGCGAACTGGCCGGCGTCGTACCCGATGCGCTCGCCTTCTCCTTCGAACTGGCCTGTGCCGGAACCCTGCTGGAAGGCGCCGAACTGGTCACCGAAGCGGTGCCGGGCCGGGCCCGCTGCGCGCCCTGCGCACACGAATGGGCCGTCGGCATGCCGCCCCGGCTGACCTGCCCGGCGTGCGGCGCGACGCGTACCGACCTGCTCGCGGGCCGGGAACTGCAGATCGTCGATGTGCACTGGGAGGACGGCGGCCCTACCTACGCCCCCACCCGCGAACCGATCTCCGAGGAGCGCTGA
- the hypB gene encoding hydrogenase nickel incorporation protein HypB gives MCRVVDLRQAVLAKNDASAHELRAHLAARGTAVVNLLSSPGSGKTALLERELLLARERSVPVAALSADLATENDAARLARSGVPVKQVLTDGLCHLEAGMLAGHLDGWLPEDTRLLFVENVGNLVCPASYDLGETLRITLASVTEGEDKPLKYPTAFGLAHLVVVTKTDIAQAVEFDEAAFRANVEQVNPGVEVVLTSARRGQGVGALLDRALAAVDGAPVHSPVMARPHHHAHTHVQPEVTGTMAHTHS, from the coding sequence ATGTGTCGTGTCGTCGACCTGCGGCAGGCCGTACTCGCGAAGAACGACGCGAGCGCCCACGAACTGCGCGCTCACCTCGCGGCCCGCGGCACCGCGGTCGTCAACCTGCTGTCCAGCCCGGGCAGCGGCAAGACCGCGCTGCTGGAACGCGAACTGCTGCTGGCACGTGAGCGGTCCGTACCGGTCGCGGCCCTGAGCGCCGATCTCGCCACCGAGAACGACGCGGCGCGCCTGGCGCGTTCGGGCGTCCCGGTCAAGCAGGTACTCACCGACGGACTGTGTCATCTGGAGGCGGGGATGCTCGCCGGGCACCTGGACGGGTGGCTGCCCGAGGACACCCGGCTGCTGTTCGTGGAGAACGTCGGCAACCTGGTCTGCCCCGCCTCCTACGACCTGGGGGAGACACTGAGGATCACTCTCGCCTCCGTGACGGAGGGCGAGGACAAGCCGCTCAAGTACCCCACCGCGTTCGGCCTCGCCCACCTGGTCGTGGTCACCAAGACCGACATCGCTCAGGCCGTCGAGTTCGACGAGGCGGCGTTCCGCGCGAACGTGGAGCAGGTCAACCCGGGAGTCGAGGTGGTCCTGACCTCGGCGCGCCGGGGGCAGGGAGTCGGCGCGCTGCTCGACCGGGCGCTGGCCGCCGTGGACGGCGCCCCCGTCCACTCGCCGGTCATGGCCCGCCCGCACCACCACGCTCACACCCACGTGCAACCGGAGGTCACCGGCACGATGGCCCACACCCACTCGTGA